Below is a genomic region from Streptomyces roseoviridis.
CCGGTGACGCCACCGGTCTCGGTGCTGCCGTTGCCGGTCATGCTGACTCCCTCGTCGATGCGCGATGCACGGTTCATCCCGTGATGTGCCGTTGGTCCGCCGGTACCCGATGACCCGTCCGGTATGCGGGGCGGGCAGCGGTCGCGCACCGGTCATCCGCGTCGCGTACCTTGTGGCGGCATGACGGTGCTGATCATCGGGGGCAGCGGGTTCCTGGGGGCCGAGCTGGTGCGCCAGGCGGGTGGCGCGAACGGGCCGGGCCGGATCACGGCCGCGACGTACCACTCCCGACCCGGCGGGGCCGCCGGCGTCTCGTGGCACCCGCTGGACCTGCGCGAACCCCACGGCGTCGACGCGGTCCTCGACGCCCTGGCGCCGGGCACGGTGATCAACGCGTCCAGCGGGGGCGCCGACTGGCGGGTGACCGCGGACGCTTCCGTCCGTCTCGCCGAGGCGTCGGCACGGCGGGGCATCCGCCTGGTGCACGTCTCCAGTGACGCGGTCTTCTCCGGGGCCGACGTGCGCTACGACGAGACGGCACTCCCCGACCCGGTCACCCCCTACGGGGCGGCGAAGGCCGCCGCCGAGACCGCCGTACGCCTCCTCCACCCGGCCGCCGCCGTCGCCCGCACCTCGCTGATCATCGGCGACGGCGGGTCCGCCCACGAGCGGGTGGTGCGGCAACTCGCCGCGGGCGAGCGGGACGGCGCCCTGTTCACGGACGACGTCCGGTGTCCCGTCCACGTGACCGACCTGGCAGCCGCCCTCTGGGAGCTCGCGCTGTCCGACCTGGCCGGGGTCTTCCACCTGGGCGGCCCGGACGCCGTCAGCCGCTACGAGCTCGGCGTGCTCGTCGCCCGACGCGACGGCATCGACCCCGCCCTGCTCCCCGCCGGCCTCCGCGCGGAGACGGACCTGCCGGGCGCGCTCGACGTACGCCTCGACGGCCGCGTCTCGCGGTCGCGGCTGCGCACCAGGCTGCGCGGCGCGCGGGAGTTCCTCGCAGGGACGGCTCCCTCGACCGGACAGGGCGAGCGCGCGAGGTGCCTAGGCGAATGATTCAGGGCGGAGGACGTCGGCGACGGCGTCCAGGGCCGCCCGCCACGGGTACGTGGTGGGGTCGCCCTGGCCGGGCTCGTCGGGGACGAAGCCGCCCTCGCCGTACAGGATCCTGACCCCGGCGGCCCTGAGGGTGTCGATCGAGCGCTCGAACTGGGGGTGCGCGGCGAGCGCCCGGTTCACACACGGCATCGCGGCCATGGGGATGCCCTTGCCGATGCCCTCGGCGACCACCCCGACGAGCCACTTGTCCGTGATTCCGAGCGCCCACTGGTTGATCGTGTTGAAGGTCGCCGGCGCGACGACGACGGCGTCCGGCTCCGGCCAGGGGTCCGACTGGCCGGGGAGGCGGTGGTCCCAGCGGACCAGGTGGCCGGTGAGGGCGGCGAGCCCGTCGAGGGAGCCGGCGAGCCAGCCGGCCGCCGTCGGGGTGAGACCGAGGCATACGTCCCAGCCGTCGGCCTGCGCCTCCTCGATGACGCGAGCGACGTCGAAGACGGGGGTGGCCGCGCTGCTGAACAGGTACAGGGTCGGAGTGATCATGAAGGACATCCGATCACACCCGGTTCACCACCCCCATGGCAGAGCCCAGTGCGCCCCGCCCCAGGACGCGCCACGCCCCCGGACGCACCCCGCCCCGGCGACCGTTCCCCGGCGACCGTTCCCCGGCCCGGGCCTCCGCTCCCGGGCCCCGGTCGCCCCTCACGCCCCGGCCGCCTCCCGGGCGATCCGGTCGAACTGGGCACCCATCGCCTCGGAAAGGGCCGTGACGGCCGACAGCGGGCGGACCATCACCATGAAGTCGTCGATCTTCCCTTCCTCGTCGCAGCGGAGGAAGTCGCACCCCTGGATCTGCCGTCCGCCGACGGTGGCGGTGAAGACCAGGGCGTGGTCGCGGCCGCCCGGGTCGGCGATCTCGCGGACGTAGGTGAAGTCCTCGAGCACCCGCGTCACCGCGCGCAGGATCGCGGCGGTGACGGCCTTGCCCTGGTACGGCTTGAAGGCGACGGGACTGGTGAAGACGACGTTCTCGGCGAGGAGCGCCTCGATGGCGGCCTCGTCCCGGTTCTCGACGGCCGTGCGGAACGGATGCACAAGGACACCTCTAGTCAATTAATTGAATAATTGCGTCGGAGGCTAGGGCAGTGCGGCGTGGATGTCCATAGCCGAGGTGTCCCGGGACGGGAGACGCCCCGTCCTCAGAAGGAGCGGCCGGCCTCGAGCAGCAGGGCGCGCACGCGCTCGGCATCCGGGTTCGCGAAGACGCCGGGGCGCTGCACGAGGTACCCCGTGTTGATCGGGGGGTCCTCGGGATCGGCCAGCTGGACCAGTGCTCCCGAACGCAGTTCGGCCTCGCACAGGTAGCGCGGCAGCACGCTGAATCCCGCGCGGCCCGGCCGTTCAGCCGCGTGCCGAAGACGTGCCGCCAGTAGCGGCGGACGATGGGCAGGTCCTCCGCGTACGCGACGAGAGGCACGGCCCGCAGCACCCCGGGGCCCTCCGCCGCGAGGGGTTCCCTGATCCTCTCCGCCCAGACGGGGGCGGCGACCAGGACGAACTCCTCGTCCGTCAGGGGCGCCCACACCAGTGACCGTCCACGCGGGCGGCTCGTGGCGATGACGAGGTCGTGGCGGCCGGCGCGCAGTTCGTCGAGGAGCGGGTCGGTCAGGCCCGCCGTCACGCGCAGGCGCACCCCCTCGGCCACGAGCCCTGCCAGGGCCGGCAGCACCCGGGTCGCCAGCAGCTCGGCGGGCCCGGCGAGGTGTACGGGTTCGGCGCGCCCTCCGCCGGCCGGTCCGGGCCCGGCGGCGACGGCCAGCGCGTCCAGGGCCGGAGCGATGCGCGCCGCGAGTTCGTCGGCGACCGGGGTCGGGGCGACGCCGCGGGGCAGGCGTTCGAAGAGGTCCCGCCGGGTGTCGCGCTCCAGGTTGCGGATGTGGGTGGTGACGGTGGGCTGGGACAGTCCCAGGGCGTGCGCGGCCGCGGTGAAGGAGCCCGAGCGGTACACGGCGAGGAACGTCCGCAGGAGGTTGAGGTCGGGTGGCGCGGCCGCCTGCGCGGCGGGCCGGCCGTCTGGCGCTTTCCCCGCAGGATCCCTATGGCTCACGCCGTCGAGGGTAATGCCTCCCTATGGCACGCCGGGGCGGTGCCGTGGGCGCCGCCCCCTGTTTGTTCCCCCGCGCGGCATGAAAACTCCTATGGCAGGTATCGGTCCCGTCATTGGTCACCGCCCGCGGCGGCCGCCTACCTTCGAGACATCGCCGCAGCGTGTCGGTGTTGTCCCATTCACCCGGGCCCGACGGCCCCCCGTCTTCGGAGCGGAAACATCATGGCCACGATCCTCTTTGTGATGACCGGCGTCGACCACTGGACGCTTGCCGACGGCACCAAGCACCCCACCGGTTTCTGGGCGGAAGAGGTGGTCGCCCCGTACGAGACCTTCAAGGACGCCGGACACTCCGTCACGGTCGCCACCCCCGGCGGCGTCGTGCCGACCGTGGACCGGGGCAGCCTGGCTCCGGACGTCAACGGTGGGCAGGAG
It encodes:
- a CDS encoding SDR family oxidoreductase; protein product: MTVLIIGGSGFLGAELVRQAGGANGPGRITAATYHSRPGGAAGVSWHPLDLREPHGVDAVLDALAPGTVINASSGGADWRVTADASVRLAEASARRGIRLVHVSSDAVFSGADVRYDETALPDPVTPYGAAKAAAETAVRLLHPAAAVARTSLIIGDGGSAHERVVRQLAAGERDGALFTDDVRCPVHVTDLAAALWELALSDLAGVFHLGGPDAVSRYELGVLVARRDGIDPALLPAGLRAETDLPGALDVRLDGRVSRSRLRTRLRGAREFLAGTAPSTGQGERARCLGE
- a CDS encoding flavoprotein, producing MITPTLYLFSSAATPVFDVARVIEEAQADGWDVCLGLTPTAAGWLAGSLDGLAALTGHLVRWDHRLPGQSDPWPEPDAVVVAPATFNTINQWALGITDKWLVGVVAEGIGKGIPMAAMPCVNRALAAHPQFERSIDTLRAAGVRILYGEGGFVPDEPGQGDPTTYPWRAALDAVADVLRPESFA
- a CDS encoding nuclear transport factor 2 family protein, whose product is MHPFRTAVENRDEAAIEALLAENVVFTSPVAFKPYQGKAVTAAILRAVTRVLEDFTYVREIADPGGRDHALVFTATVGGRQIQGCDFLRCDEEGKIDDFMVMVRPLSAVTALSEAMGAQFDRIAREAAGA